AATCCGCCTTTCAGGTCAAGACCAAGTCTAACCTTGTCCAGCAGTCCAGGAGTAGTAAATGCCATGACGCCTGTCAAAACGAGCACGGTAATAATAAAGCCCATTAGTCTCTTCATGCTCTAGCTAGTTCCCCTTTCATTCACTCAATATTCCTATTATAGCTACACGTGAAATGACCGTCAATTCACAGCATAGTCATAGCTATACTCACACAAAGAAACGGCCGCCCCTGCACATATCAGCAAGACATCCGTTTATATAGGAGATGTGAAGTTATTATTATTCTCTTACTTTACTGCTTTATAAGGCTTTTCGCAAAGAAAAGAAGCGAGATGTGTATTGTTCAGTTCAACCCCCGATAAGCTGCAAGAGTCAAATAAGTCATGTAACTATTGGCTTTTAAGGAATAAATATCATTTACCAGCTTATGTAAGGGAGGCATTCCGTCCTTATCATAATTACGACTGATACAATCCCAAATATCCTTGCTGGTTACATACTCATAGCCGAGGAGCCGGAATTCTTCAGCTTTGCTGCGGCACATGGCTTCGATTTCTTCACTATGTTGATCATGATTCCACTGTTCCGATTCCACGTGATGACACCTCCAAAGATCGCTCGTGTTCGTATGCTTACCATAGGTATTCGACCCAAGTTCTCTGCTTTCCTCCTTCCGTCACAAAAAGTTACAACTACTAAAACAAGGCATGCCGGGATAGGGGTATAGCATATCCATAAGAATAGACAAGTTGGCCAGCGTTTCATTT
This genomic stretch from Paenibacillus sp. FSL H7-0737 harbors:
- a CDS encoding post-transcriptional regulator; translated protein: MESEQWNHDQHSEEIEAMCRSKAEEFRLLGYEYVTSKDIWDCISRNYDKDGMPPLHKLVNDIYSLKANSYMTYLTLAAYRGLN